The Strigops habroptila isolate Jane chromosome 13 unlocalized genomic scaffold, bStrHab1.2.pri S16, whole genome shotgun sequence genome window below encodes:
- the ABR gene encoding active breakpoint cluster region-related protein isoform X4, whose translation MEILVVVRLCCNCTYALLYKPIDRVTRSTLVLHDLLKHTPADHPDYPLLQDALRISQNFLSSINEDIDPRRTAVTTPKGETRQLVKDGFLVELSEGSRKLRHVFLFTDVLLCAKLKKTAVGKHQQYDCKWYVPLADLVFPSPEESEHCPQVHVIPDHELEDMKMKISAIKSEVQKEKANKGQSRAIERLKKKMFENEFWLLLNSPAIPFRIHNRNGKSYLFLLSSDYERSEWREAIQRLQKKDLQAFVLSSVELQVLTGSCFKLRTVHNIPVTSNKDDDESPGLYGFLHVIVHSAKGFKQSANLYCTLEVDSFGYFVSKAKTRVFRDTTEPQWNEEFEIELEGSQSLRILCYEKCYDKTKLNKDNNEIVDKIMGKGQIQLDPQAVQTKNWHMDVIEMNGIKVEFSMKFTSRDMSLKRTPSKKQTGVFGVKISVVTKRERSKVPYIVRQCIEEVEKRGIEEVGIYRISGVATDIQALKAVFDANNKDILVMLSDMDINAIAGTLKLYFRELPEPLLTDRLYPAFMEGIALSDPAAKENCMMHLLRSLPDPNLITFLFLLEHLKRVAEKEPINKMSLHNLATVFGPTLLRPSEGESKGHLTLASDIWSHDVMAQVQVLLYYLQHPPISFTELKRNTLYFSTDV comes from the exons ATGGAAATCCTCGTTGTGGTCCGGCTCTGCTGTAACTGCACCTACG CGCTGCTGTATAAACCCATCGACCGGGTGACACGGAGCACCCTCGTCCTGCAC GACCTCCTCAAGCACACCCCAGCTGACCACCCTGACTACCCACTGCTCCAGGATGCCCTCCGCATCTCGCAGAacttcctctccagcatcaaTGAGGACATAGATCCCCGGAGGACAGCGGTCACCACCCCCAAGGGGGAG ACCCGGCAGCTTGTCAAGGATGGCTTCTTGGTGGAGCTGTCAGAGGGCTCGAGGAAGCTGCGGCACGTCTTCCTCTTCACCGACGTGCTGCTCTGCGCCAAGCTGAAGAAGACAGCGGTGGG GAAACACCAGCAGTATGACTGCAAGTGGTACGTGCCCCTGGCCGACCTGGTGTTCCCTTCGCCGGAGGAGTCGGAGCACTGCCCACAGGTCCATGTCATCCCTGACCATGAGCTAGAGGACATGAAGATGAAGATCTCGGCCATCAAGAGTGAGGTGCAGAAGGAG AAAGCCAACAAGGGGCAGAGCCGGGCCATCGAGCGCCTCAAGAAGAAGATGTTTGAGAATGAATTCTGGCTGCTCCTCAACTCACCTGCCATTCCATTCCGCATCCACAACCGCAACGGGAAG AGCTACCTCTTTCTGCTGTCATCTGACTACGAGAGGTCCGAGTGGAGGGAGGCCATTCAGAGACTGCAGAAAAAGG ACCTCCAAGCCTTTGTCCTGAGTTCGGTGGAGCTGCAGGTGCTCACGGGATCCTGCTTCAAGCTACGCACTGTCCACAACATCCCGGTCACCAGCAATAAGGATG ATGATGAGTCCCCCGGGCTCTATGGGTTCCTGCACGTCATCGTCCACTCTGCCAAGGGCTTTAAGCAGTCTGCCA ACCTTTACTGCACGCTGGAGGTGGACTCCTTCGGCTACTTTGTCAGCAAAGCCAAGACCAGGGTTTTCCGGGACACCACCGAGCCACAGTGGAACGAG GAGTTTGAGATCGAGCTGGAGGGCTCCCAGTCCCTGCGCATCCTCTGCTATGAGAAGTGCTACGACAAGACCAAGCTCAACAAGGACAACAACGAAATTGTGGACAAGATCATGGGCAAGGGGCAGATTCAG ctggacCCACAGGCAGTGCAGACAAAGAACTGGCACATGGATGTGATCGAGATGAATGGG ATCAAGGTGGAGTTCTCCATGAAGTTCACAAGCAGAGACATGAGCCTGAAGAGGACCCCGTCTAAAAAGCAGACCGGTGTCTTCGGGGTCAAAATCAGCGTCGTGACAAA GCGTGAGCGCTCCAAGGTGCCTTACATCGTGCGCCAGTGTATCGAGGAGGTGGAGAAGAGGGGCATCGAAGAGGTTGGCATCTACAGGATCTCTGGCGTGGCCACTGATATCCAGGCATTAAAAGCTGTCTTTGATGCAA ATAACAAGGACATCCTGGTCATGCTCAGTGACATGGACATCAATGCCATCGCCGGCACACTGAAGCTGTACTTCCGTGAGCTGCCCGagcccctcctcactgacagacTCTACCCTGCCTTCATGGAGGGGATTG CCCTCTCAGATCCTGCTGCCAAGGAGAACTGCATGATGCACCTTCTCCGCTCGCTGCCTGACCCCAACCTcatcaccttcctcttcctgctggAGCACTTGAAAAG GGTAGCTGAAAAGGAACCTATCAACAAAATGTCTCTTCACAATCTGGCCACAGTCTTTGGGCCAACACTGCTGAGACCTTCAGAGGGGGAGAGcaagggacacctcaccctgGCCTCCGACATCTGGTCCCACGATGTGATGGCTCAG GTCCAGGTCCTTCTCTACTACCTGCAGCATCCTCCCATCTCCTTCACTGAGCTAAAACGCAACACACTTTACTTCTCCACGGACGTGTAG
- the ABR gene encoding active breakpoint cluster region-related protein isoform X1: protein MPYIDESPTMSPQLSARGQDSGDGVSPTPTDSLSTGGERDAGKGLEMRKLVLSGFLASEEIYINQLEALLLPMKPLKATATTSQPVLTLQQIETIFYKIQDIYEIHKEFYDSLCPKVQQWDSNVTMGHLFQKLASQLGVYKAFVDNYKIALETAEKCSQSNYQFQKISEELKVKGPKDSKENHTSVTMEALLYKPIDRVTRSTLVLHDLLKHTPADHPDYPLLQDALRISQNFLSSINEDIDPRRTAVTTPKGETRQLVKDGFLVELSEGSRKLRHVFLFTDVLLCAKLKKTAVGKHQQYDCKWYVPLADLVFPSPEESEHCPQVHVIPDHELEDMKMKISAIKSEVQKEKANKGQSRAIERLKKKMFENEFWLLLNSPAIPFRIHNRNGKSYLFLLSSDYERSEWREAIQRLQKKDLQAFVLSSVELQVLTGSCFKLRTVHNIPVTSNKDDDESPGLYGFLHVIVHSAKGFKQSANLYCTLEVDSFGYFVSKAKTRVFRDTTEPQWNEEFEIELEGSQSLRILCYEKCYDKTKLNKDNNEIVDKIMGKGQIQLDPQAVQTKNWHMDVIEMNGIKVEFSMKFTSRDMSLKRTPSKKQTGVFGVKISVVTKRERSKVPYIVRQCIEEVEKRGIEEVGIYRISGVATDIQALKAVFDANNKDILVMLSDMDINAIAGTLKLYFRELPEPLLTDRLYPAFMEGIALSDPAAKENCMMHLLRSLPDPNLITFLFLLEHLKRVAEKEPINKMSLHNLATVFGPTLLRPSEGESKGHLTLASDIWSHDVMAQVQVLLYYLQHPPISFTELKRNTLYFSTDV, encoded by the exons ATGCCCTACATCGATGAATCACCCACCATGTCCCCCCAGCTCAGCGCCCGCGGCCAGGACAGCGGGGACGGTGTCTCCCCTACACCCACCGACAGCCTCAGCACAGGG GGCGAGCGAGATGCTGGAAAAGGCCTGGAGATGCGGAAGCTGGTGCTCTCTGGTTTCCTGGCCAGCGAGGAGATCTACATCAACCAGCTGGAAGCCCTCTTATTG CCTATGAAGCCACTGAAAGCCACAGCCACAACATCGCAGCCTGTCCTCACCCTCCAGCAGATCGAGACAATTTTCTACAAGATCCAGGACATCTATGAGATCCATAAGGAGTTCTATGACAGCCTGTGCCCGAAGGTGCAGCAGTGGGACAGCAACGTCACCATGGGCCACCTCTTCCAGAAGCTG gccAGCCAGCTGGGGGTCTACAAAGCCTTTGTGGATAACTACAAAATCGCACTGGAGACAGCAGAGAAGTGCAGCCAGAGCAACTACCAGTTCCAGAAGATCTCGGAG GAGCTGAAGGTGAAGGGCCCCAAGGACTCGAAGGAGAACCACACGTCCGTCACCATGGAGG CGCTGCTGTATAAACCCATCGACCGGGTGACACGGAGCACCCTCGTCCTGCAC GACCTCCTCAAGCACACCCCAGCTGACCACCCTGACTACCCACTGCTCCAGGATGCCCTCCGCATCTCGCAGAacttcctctccagcatcaaTGAGGACATAGATCCCCGGAGGACAGCGGTCACCACCCCCAAGGGGGAG ACCCGGCAGCTTGTCAAGGATGGCTTCTTGGTGGAGCTGTCAGAGGGCTCGAGGAAGCTGCGGCACGTCTTCCTCTTCACCGACGTGCTGCTCTGCGCCAAGCTGAAGAAGACAGCGGTGGG GAAACACCAGCAGTATGACTGCAAGTGGTACGTGCCCCTGGCCGACCTGGTGTTCCCTTCGCCGGAGGAGTCGGAGCACTGCCCACAGGTCCATGTCATCCCTGACCATGAGCTAGAGGACATGAAGATGAAGATCTCGGCCATCAAGAGTGAGGTGCAGAAGGAG AAAGCCAACAAGGGGCAGAGCCGGGCCATCGAGCGCCTCAAGAAGAAGATGTTTGAGAATGAATTCTGGCTGCTCCTCAACTCACCTGCCATTCCATTCCGCATCCACAACCGCAACGGGAAG AGCTACCTCTTTCTGCTGTCATCTGACTACGAGAGGTCCGAGTGGAGGGAGGCCATTCAGAGACTGCAGAAAAAGG ACCTCCAAGCCTTTGTCCTGAGTTCGGTGGAGCTGCAGGTGCTCACGGGATCCTGCTTCAAGCTACGCACTGTCCACAACATCCCGGTCACCAGCAATAAGGATG ATGATGAGTCCCCCGGGCTCTATGGGTTCCTGCACGTCATCGTCCACTCTGCCAAGGGCTTTAAGCAGTCTGCCA ACCTTTACTGCACGCTGGAGGTGGACTCCTTCGGCTACTTTGTCAGCAAAGCCAAGACCAGGGTTTTCCGGGACACCACCGAGCCACAGTGGAACGAG GAGTTTGAGATCGAGCTGGAGGGCTCCCAGTCCCTGCGCATCCTCTGCTATGAGAAGTGCTACGACAAGACCAAGCTCAACAAGGACAACAACGAAATTGTGGACAAGATCATGGGCAAGGGGCAGATTCAG ctggacCCACAGGCAGTGCAGACAAAGAACTGGCACATGGATGTGATCGAGATGAATGGG ATCAAGGTGGAGTTCTCCATGAAGTTCACAAGCAGAGACATGAGCCTGAAGAGGACCCCGTCTAAAAAGCAGACCGGTGTCTTCGGGGTCAAAATCAGCGTCGTGACAAA GCGTGAGCGCTCCAAGGTGCCTTACATCGTGCGCCAGTGTATCGAGGAGGTGGAGAAGAGGGGCATCGAAGAGGTTGGCATCTACAGGATCTCTGGCGTGGCCACTGATATCCAGGCATTAAAAGCTGTCTTTGATGCAA ATAACAAGGACATCCTGGTCATGCTCAGTGACATGGACATCAATGCCATCGCCGGCACACTGAAGCTGTACTTCCGTGAGCTGCCCGagcccctcctcactgacagacTCTACCCTGCCTTCATGGAGGGGATTG CCCTCTCAGATCCTGCTGCCAAGGAGAACTGCATGATGCACCTTCTCCGCTCGCTGCCTGACCCCAACCTcatcaccttcctcttcctgctggAGCACTTGAAAAG GGTAGCTGAAAAGGAACCTATCAACAAAATGTCTCTTCACAATCTGGCCACAGTCTTTGGGCCAACACTGCTGAGACCTTCAGAGGGGGAGAGcaagggacacctcaccctgGCCTCCGACATCTGGTCCCACGATGTGATGGCTCAG GTCCAGGTCCTTCTCTACTACCTGCAGCATCCTCCCATCTCCTTCACTGAGCTAAAACGCAACACACTTTACTTCTCCACGGACGTGTAG
- the ABR gene encoding active breakpoint cluster region-related protein isoform X5 — protein MEPLSHRGLPRLSWIDTLYSNFNYGADEYDAEGNEEPKALPEGSETMPYIDESPTMSPQLSARGQDSGDGVSPTPTDSLSTGVDAGKGLEMRKLVLSGFLASEEIYINQLEALLLPMKPLKATATTSQPVLTLQQIETIFYKIQDIYEIHKEFYDSLCPKVQQWDSNVTMGHLFQKLASQLGVYKAFVDNYKIALETAEKCSQSNYQFQKISEELKVKGPKDSKENHTSVTMEALLYKPIDRVTRSTLVLHDLLKHTPADHPDYPLLQDALRISQNFLSSINEDIDPRRTAVTTPKGETRQLVKDGFLVELSEGSRKLRHVFLFTDVLLCAKLKKTAVGKHQQYDCKWYVPLADLVFPSPEESEHCPQVHVIPDHELEDMKMKISAIKSEVQKEKANKGQSRAIERLKKKMFENEFWLLLNSPAIPFRIHNRNGKSYLFLLSSDYERSEWREAIQRLQKKDLQAFVLSSVELQVLTGSCFKLRTVHNIPVTSNKDDDESPGLYGFLHVIVHSAKGFKQSANLYCTLEVDSFGYFVSKAKTRVFRDTTEPQWNEEFEIELEGSQSLRILCYEKCYDKTKLNKDNNEIVDKIMGKGQIQLDPQAVQTKNWHMDVIEMNGIKVEFSMKFTSRDMSLKRTPSKKQTGVFGVKISVVTKRERSKVPYIVRQCIEEVEKRGIEEVGIYRISGVATDIQALKAVFDANNKDILVMLSDMDINAIAGTLKLYFRELPEPLLTDRLYPAFMEGIALSDPAAKENCMMHLLRSLPDPNLITFLFLLEHLKRVAEKEPINKMSLHNLATVFGPTLLRPSEGESKGHLTLASDIWSHDVMAQVQVLLYYLQHPPISFTELKRNTLYFSTDV, from the exons ATGGAGCCGCTGAGCCACCGCGGCCTGCCGCGGCTCTCCTGGATCGACACCCTCTACAGCA ACTTCAACTATGGTGCGGACGAGTATGACGCCGAGGGCAACGAGGAGCCCAAGGCGCTGCCAGAGGGCTCGGAAACCATGCCCTACATCGATGAATCACCCACCATGTCCCCCCAGCTCAGCGCCCGCGGCCAGGACAGCGGGGACGGTGTCTCCCCTACACCCACCGACAGCCTCAGCACAGGGGTAG ATGCTGGAAAAGGCCTGGAGATGCGGAAGCTGGTGCTCTCTGGTTTCCTGGCCAGCGAGGAGATCTACATCAACCAGCTGGAAGCCCTCTTATTG CCTATGAAGCCACTGAAAGCCACAGCCACAACATCGCAGCCTGTCCTCACCCTCCAGCAGATCGAGACAATTTTCTACAAGATCCAGGACATCTATGAGATCCATAAGGAGTTCTATGACAGCCTGTGCCCGAAGGTGCAGCAGTGGGACAGCAACGTCACCATGGGCCACCTCTTCCAGAAGCTG gccAGCCAGCTGGGGGTCTACAAAGCCTTTGTGGATAACTACAAAATCGCACTGGAGACAGCAGAGAAGTGCAGCCAGAGCAACTACCAGTTCCAGAAGATCTCGGAG GAGCTGAAGGTGAAGGGCCCCAAGGACTCGAAGGAGAACCACACGTCCGTCACCATGGAGG CGCTGCTGTATAAACCCATCGACCGGGTGACACGGAGCACCCTCGTCCTGCAC GACCTCCTCAAGCACACCCCAGCTGACCACCCTGACTACCCACTGCTCCAGGATGCCCTCCGCATCTCGCAGAacttcctctccagcatcaaTGAGGACATAGATCCCCGGAGGACAGCGGTCACCACCCCCAAGGGGGAG ACCCGGCAGCTTGTCAAGGATGGCTTCTTGGTGGAGCTGTCAGAGGGCTCGAGGAAGCTGCGGCACGTCTTCCTCTTCACCGACGTGCTGCTCTGCGCCAAGCTGAAGAAGACAGCGGTGGG GAAACACCAGCAGTATGACTGCAAGTGGTACGTGCCCCTGGCCGACCTGGTGTTCCCTTCGCCGGAGGAGTCGGAGCACTGCCCACAGGTCCATGTCATCCCTGACCATGAGCTAGAGGACATGAAGATGAAGATCTCGGCCATCAAGAGTGAGGTGCAGAAGGAG AAAGCCAACAAGGGGCAGAGCCGGGCCATCGAGCGCCTCAAGAAGAAGATGTTTGAGAATGAATTCTGGCTGCTCCTCAACTCACCTGCCATTCCATTCCGCATCCACAACCGCAACGGGAAG AGCTACCTCTTTCTGCTGTCATCTGACTACGAGAGGTCCGAGTGGAGGGAGGCCATTCAGAGACTGCAGAAAAAGG ACCTCCAAGCCTTTGTCCTGAGTTCGGTGGAGCTGCAGGTGCTCACGGGATCCTGCTTCAAGCTACGCACTGTCCACAACATCCCGGTCACCAGCAATAAGGATG ATGATGAGTCCCCCGGGCTCTATGGGTTCCTGCACGTCATCGTCCACTCTGCCAAGGGCTTTAAGCAGTCTGCCA ACCTTTACTGCACGCTGGAGGTGGACTCCTTCGGCTACTTTGTCAGCAAAGCCAAGACCAGGGTTTTCCGGGACACCACCGAGCCACAGTGGAACGAG GAGTTTGAGATCGAGCTGGAGGGCTCCCAGTCCCTGCGCATCCTCTGCTATGAGAAGTGCTACGACAAGACCAAGCTCAACAAGGACAACAACGAAATTGTGGACAAGATCATGGGCAAGGGGCAGATTCAG ctggacCCACAGGCAGTGCAGACAAAGAACTGGCACATGGATGTGATCGAGATGAATGGG ATCAAGGTGGAGTTCTCCATGAAGTTCACAAGCAGAGACATGAGCCTGAAGAGGACCCCGTCTAAAAAGCAGACCGGTGTCTTCGGGGTCAAAATCAGCGTCGTGACAAA GCGTGAGCGCTCCAAGGTGCCTTACATCGTGCGCCAGTGTATCGAGGAGGTGGAGAAGAGGGGCATCGAAGAGGTTGGCATCTACAGGATCTCTGGCGTGGCCACTGATATCCAGGCATTAAAAGCTGTCTTTGATGCAA ATAACAAGGACATCCTGGTCATGCTCAGTGACATGGACATCAATGCCATCGCCGGCACACTGAAGCTGTACTTCCGTGAGCTGCCCGagcccctcctcactgacagacTCTACCCTGCCTTCATGGAGGGGATTG CCCTCTCAGATCCTGCTGCCAAGGAGAACTGCATGATGCACCTTCTCCGCTCGCTGCCTGACCCCAACCTcatcaccttcctcttcctgctggAGCACTTGAAAAG GGTAGCTGAAAAGGAACCTATCAACAAAATGTCTCTTCACAATCTGGCCACAGTCTTTGGGCCAACACTGCTGAGACCTTCAGAGGGGGAGAGcaagggacacctcaccctgGCCTCCGACATCTGGTCCCACGATGTGATGGCTCAG GTCCAGGTCCTTCTCTACTACCTGCAGCATCCTCCCATCTCCTTCACTGAGCTAAAACGCAACACACTTTACTTCTCCACGGACGTGTAG
- the ABR gene encoding active breakpoint cluster region-related protein isoform X2 encodes MEPLSHRGLPRLSWIDTLYSNFNYGADEYDAEGNEEPKALPEGSETMPYIDESPTMSPQLSARGQDSGDGVSPTPTDSLSTGGERDAGKGLEMRKLVLSGFLASEEIYINQLEALLLPMKPLKATATTSQPVLTLQQIETIFYKIQDIYEIHKEFYDSLCPKVQQWDSNVTMGHLFQKLASQLGVYKAFVDNYKIALETAEKCSQSNYQFQKISEELKVKGPKDSKENHTSVTMEALLYKPIDRVTRSTLVLHDLLKHTPADHPDYPLLQDALRISQNFLSSINEDIDPRRTAVTTPKGETRQLVKDGFLVELSEGSRKLRHVFLFTDVLLCAKLKKTAVGKHQQYDCKWYVPLADLVFPSPEESEHCPQVHVIPDHELEDMKMKISAIKSEVQKEKANKGQSRAIERLKKKMFENEFWLLLNSPAIPFRIHNRNGKSYLFLLSSDYERSEWREAIQRLQKKDLQAFVLSSVELQVLTGSCFKLRTVHNIPVTSNKDDDESPGLYGFLHVIVHSAKGFKQSANLYCTLEVDSFGYFVSKAKTRVFRDTTEPQWNEEFEIELEGSQSLRILCYEKCYDKTKLNKDNNEIVDKIMGKGQIQLDPQAVQTKNWHMDVIEMNGIKVEFSMKFTSRDMSLKRTPSKKQTGVFGVKISVVTKRERSKVPYIVRQCIEEVEKRGIEEVGIYRISGVATDIQALKAVFDANNKDILVMLSDMDINAIAGTLKLYFRELPEPLLTDRLYPAFMEGIALSDPAAKENCMMHLLRSLPDPNLITFLFLLEHLKRVAEKEPINKMSLHNLATVFGPTLLRPSEGESKGHLTLASDIWSHDVMAQVQVLLYYLQHPPISFTELKRNTLYFSTDV; translated from the exons ATGGAGCCGCTGAGCCACCGCGGCCTGCCGCGGCTCTCCTGGATCGACACCCTCTACAGCA ACTTCAACTATGGTGCGGACGAGTATGACGCCGAGGGCAACGAGGAGCCCAAGGCGCTGCCAGAGGGCTCGGAAACCATGCCCTACATCGATGAATCACCCACCATGTCCCCCCAGCTCAGCGCCCGCGGCCAGGACAGCGGGGACGGTGTCTCCCCTACACCCACCGACAGCCTCAGCACAGGG GGCGAGCGAGATGCTGGAAAAGGCCTGGAGATGCGGAAGCTGGTGCTCTCTGGTTTCCTGGCCAGCGAGGAGATCTACATCAACCAGCTGGAAGCCCTCTTATTG CCTATGAAGCCACTGAAAGCCACAGCCACAACATCGCAGCCTGTCCTCACCCTCCAGCAGATCGAGACAATTTTCTACAAGATCCAGGACATCTATGAGATCCATAAGGAGTTCTATGACAGCCTGTGCCCGAAGGTGCAGCAGTGGGACAGCAACGTCACCATGGGCCACCTCTTCCAGAAGCTG gccAGCCAGCTGGGGGTCTACAAAGCCTTTGTGGATAACTACAAAATCGCACTGGAGACAGCAGAGAAGTGCAGCCAGAGCAACTACCAGTTCCAGAAGATCTCGGAG GAGCTGAAGGTGAAGGGCCCCAAGGACTCGAAGGAGAACCACACGTCCGTCACCATGGAGG CGCTGCTGTATAAACCCATCGACCGGGTGACACGGAGCACCCTCGTCCTGCAC GACCTCCTCAAGCACACCCCAGCTGACCACCCTGACTACCCACTGCTCCAGGATGCCCTCCGCATCTCGCAGAacttcctctccagcatcaaTGAGGACATAGATCCCCGGAGGACAGCGGTCACCACCCCCAAGGGGGAG ACCCGGCAGCTTGTCAAGGATGGCTTCTTGGTGGAGCTGTCAGAGGGCTCGAGGAAGCTGCGGCACGTCTTCCTCTTCACCGACGTGCTGCTCTGCGCCAAGCTGAAGAAGACAGCGGTGGG GAAACACCAGCAGTATGACTGCAAGTGGTACGTGCCCCTGGCCGACCTGGTGTTCCCTTCGCCGGAGGAGTCGGAGCACTGCCCACAGGTCCATGTCATCCCTGACCATGAGCTAGAGGACATGAAGATGAAGATCTCGGCCATCAAGAGTGAGGTGCAGAAGGAG AAAGCCAACAAGGGGCAGAGCCGGGCCATCGAGCGCCTCAAGAAGAAGATGTTTGAGAATGAATTCTGGCTGCTCCTCAACTCACCTGCCATTCCATTCCGCATCCACAACCGCAACGGGAAG AGCTACCTCTTTCTGCTGTCATCTGACTACGAGAGGTCCGAGTGGAGGGAGGCCATTCAGAGACTGCAGAAAAAGG ACCTCCAAGCCTTTGTCCTGAGTTCGGTGGAGCTGCAGGTGCTCACGGGATCCTGCTTCAAGCTACGCACTGTCCACAACATCCCGGTCACCAGCAATAAGGATG ATGATGAGTCCCCCGGGCTCTATGGGTTCCTGCACGTCATCGTCCACTCTGCCAAGGGCTTTAAGCAGTCTGCCA ACCTTTACTGCACGCTGGAGGTGGACTCCTTCGGCTACTTTGTCAGCAAAGCCAAGACCAGGGTTTTCCGGGACACCACCGAGCCACAGTGGAACGAG GAGTTTGAGATCGAGCTGGAGGGCTCCCAGTCCCTGCGCATCCTCTGCTATGAGAAGTGCTACGACAAGACCAAGCTCAACAAGGACAACAACGAAATTGTGGACAAGATCATGGGCAAGGGGCAGATTCAG ctggacCCACAGGCAGTGCAGACAAAGAACTGGCACATGGATGTGATCGAGATGAATGGG ATCAAGGTGGAGTTCTCCATGAAGTTCACAAGCAGAGACATGAGCCTGAAGAGGACCCCGTCTAAAAAGCAGACCGGTGTCTTCGGGGTCAAAATCAGCGTCGTGACAAA GCGTGAGCGCTCCAAGGTGCCTTACATCGTGCGCCAGTGTATCGAGGAGGTGGAGAAGAGGGGCATCGAAGAGGTTGGCATCTACAGGATCTCTGGCGTGGCCACTGATATCCAGGCATTAAAAGCTGTCTTTGATGCAA ATAACAAGGACATCCTGGTCATGCTCAGTGACATGGACATCAATGCCATCGCCGGCACACTGAAGCTGTACTTCCGTGAGCTGCCCGagcccctcctcactgacagacTCTACCCTGCCTTCATGGAGGGGATTG CCCTCTCAGATCCTGCTGCCAAGGAGAACTGCATGATGCACCTTCTCCGCTCGCTGCCTGACCCCAACCTcatcaccttcctcttcctgctggAGCACTTGAAAAG GGTAGCTGAAAAGGAACCTATCAACAAAATGTCTCTTCACAATCTGGCCACAGTCTTTGGGCCAACACTGCTGAGACCTTCAGAGGGGGAGAGcaagggacacctcaccctgGCCTCCGACATCTGGTCCCACGATGTGATGGCTCAG GTCCAGGTCCTTCTCTACTACCTGCAGCATCCTCCCATCTCCTTCACTGAGCTAAAACGCAACACACTTTACTTCTCCACGGACGTGTAG